One Microplitis demolitor isolate Queensland-Clemson2020A chromosome 2, iyMicDemo2.1a, whole genome shotgun sequence DNA segment encodes these proteins:
- the LOC103579339 gene encoding LOW QUALITY PROTEIN: rRNA N6-adenosine-methyltransferase METTL5 (The sequence of the model RefSeq protein was modified relative to this genomic sequence to represent the inferred CDS: deleted 1 base in 1 codon; substituted 1 base at 1 genomic stop codon), whose protein sequence is MAFSQPNSRELQNRKILEELQLKKQMLLKQGVAPTLGTSLNTPPTSSASNVATPTNDGVTMNASQRAALHNAHAASFGYFVTQDSSFGNLILPVLPRFDTNNKIXITNMASMRLKELEQYLQQLDGFESPKVHLEQYSTSAHIGAHLLYTAQTQFNDIEGKSVADLGTGCGVLSLGARMLGADYVVGFEIDTDALEILSRNCQDIELSVEAVQCDILKYLPGKFEKAFDTVIMNPPFGTKNNAGIDMEFLEIATKLSLNTVYSLHKTSTRKYILKKAKEFNCEAKVVAELRYDLPQAYKFHKKSSVDIQVDFIRFSINS, encoded by the exons atGGCTTTTTCACAACCTAATTCACGag aattacaaaatagaaaaatattggAAGAATTGCAGTTAAAAAAACAGATGTTATTAAAGCAAGGTGTTGCACCAACACTCGGTACATCCTTAAATACACCGCCGACGTCATCAGCATCTaatgta gcAACACCAACAAATGATGGAGTAACAATGAATGCAAGTCAACGTGCAGCGCTACATAATGCTCATGCTGCATCATTTGGTTACTTTGTAACACAAGATTCATCATttggaaatttaatacttCCCGTATTACCACGAtttgataca aataataaaatataaataactaatatGGCGTCAATGCGTTTGAAAGAATTGGAACAATATTTACAACAATTAGATGGATTTGAAAGTCCTAAAGTACATTTAGAACAATACTCAACAAGTGCTCATATTGGCGCACACTTACTCTATACTGCCCAAACACAATTTAATGACATTGAAGGTAAATCTGTAGCTGATTTAGGTACGGGTTGTGGTGTGTTATCTCTTGGAGCACGAATGCTTGGTGCTGATTACGTCGTTGGTTTTGAAATAGACACAGACGctcttgaaattttatcaagaaATTGTCAGGACATTGAATTATCAGTTGAAGCTGTGCAGTGTGATATTCTTAAGTATTTACcag ggaaatttgaaaaagcaTTCGATACAGTAATAATGAATCCTCCATTTGGTACTAAAAATAACGCTGGAATAGATATGGAATTTTTGGAAATAGCTACGAAATTATCACTAAACACAGTGTATTCATTGCACAAGACGTCAACaagaaagtatattttaaaaaaagctaaaGAATTTAATTGTGAGGCAAAAGTTGTTGCTGAACTGAGATACGATTTACCTCAAGCATAtaagtttcataaaaaaagttctgtTGATATACAAGTAGATTTTATACGTTTTTCTATAAACtcataa
- the LOC103568681 gene encoding putative aldehyde dehydrogenase family 7 member A1 homolog → MLYKLIINLNTKMSNQTRTLVTDSKYNFLKQLGLTTENPGLFDGRWGGSGKIIESISPASGKVIAKVRESTPQEAINAVTEARKAWPYWSSLPAPARGEIIRQIGDELRRNLNPLGQLVSLEMGKILAEGIGEVQEYIDICDYAVGLSRMLPGYIFPSERKDHALLEKWNPVGVVGVITAFNFPIAVYGWNSAIAMVCGDAIVWKGSPTTPLVSIATTRIIANVLERNGIPASIASLVTGGADVGKVLVNDKRLPLISFTGSTAVGCQVAVKVQERFGKSLLELGGNNALIVANDADLEMAVRAAVFSCVGTAGQRCTTTRRLILDSKIKNEFVNRLRTAFKSILERIGDPLEDATLYGPLHTQQAVDAFKITVAKAVANGGKIEFGGKQISRPGFYVEPTIISGLPSDDETVQKETFAPIVYILESNSIEDAIMQNNNVEQGLSSSLFTKNLSNVFRWIGPHGSDCGIVNVNIGTSGAEIGGAFGGEKATGGGRESGSDSWKSYMRRSTVTINYGNELPLAQGIKFE, encoded by the exons atgttatataaattaattataaatttaaatacaaaaatgtCTAATCAAACACGCACTCTTGTTACtgattcaaaatataattttctcaaGCAATTAGGATTGACTACCGAGAACCCGGGTCTTTTTGACGGTCGTTGGGGAGGTTCCGGCAAa atAATTGAATCAATATCACCAGCAAGTGGTAAAGTAATAGCTAAAGTACGGGAGTCAACACCACAGGAAGCAATAAATGCTGTTACAGAAGCACGTAAAGCTTGGCCATACTGGTCATCATTACCCGCGCCAGCACGTGGTGAAATTATCCGACAAATAGGTGATGAATTGCGTCGTAATTTAAACCCACTTGGACAATTGGTGTCATTGGAAATGGGTAAAATATTAGCTGAAGGAATTGGTGAAGTTCAAGAGTATATTGACATTTGTGATTATGCTGTTGGTTTATCACGAATGTTGCCTGGTTACATATTTCCATCTGAACGTAAAGATCATGCATTACTTGAAAAATGGAATCCTGTTGGTGTTGTTGGTGTTATAACAGCATTTAATTTTCCTATTgca gTTTATGGGTGGAATAGTGCGATTGCTATGGTATGTGGTGATGCTATTGTATGGAAAGGTTCACCTACAACACCATTGGTATCAATAGCAACTACTAGAATAATAGCAAATGTTCTTGAACGTAATGGAATACCAGCATCAATAGCATCTTTAGTAACTGGTGGTGCTGATGTAGGTAAAGTTTTGGTTAATGATAAAAGATTACCATTGATATCTTTTACTGGAAGCACTGCTGTTGGATGTCAAGTTGCGGTTAAAGTTCAGGAAAGATTCGGAAAATCGTTATTGGAATTAGGTGGCAATAATGCGTTAATag ttgCTAATGACGCTGATTTGGAAATGGCTGTCAGAGCTGCGGTATTTTCATGCGTCGGCACCGCTGGGCAAAGATGCACAACAACAAGACGTTTGATATTagattctaaaataaaaaatgaatttgtcaaTAGACTACGCACTGCATTTAAAAGTATTCTGGAAAGAATCGGAGATCCTTTGGAAGATGCGACACTTTATGGTCCTCTACATACCCAACAAGCCGTCGATGcttttaaa ATAACCGTTGCAAAAGCTGTAGCAAATGGCGGGAAAATTGAATTCGGCGGTAAACAAATAAGTCGCCCAGGTTTTTATGTCGAGCCAACAATTATTTCAGGACTTCCATCTGATGATGAAACCGTACAAAAAGAAACTTTCGCGCCCATTGTATACATTCTAGAATCAAATTCAATTGAAGATGCTATCATGCAAAATAATAACGTTGAACAGGGTCTCAGTAGTTCATTattcactaaaaatttatcaaacgtATTTCGg tggatAGGTCCACATGGATCTGATTGTGGAATAGTTAATGTTAACATTGGAACAAGTGGAGCTGAAATTGGTGGAGCATTTGGAGGTGAAAAAGCAACTGGAGGTGGTCGTGAAAGTGGTAGTGACTCATGGAAATCATACATGCGTCGTTCAACGGTAACGATCAATTATGGTAATGAATTACCACTTGCCCaaggaattaaatttgaataa
- the LOC103568682 gene encoding exportin-6: MDDAAALQRLEQLMTEFFSNGATNERIRTIEQSLHEFTAQINSWRPCLHFLSSTNNHYVSMFALSTLETTIGRRWPILLWEDRALIRSTLYTLSLEHSVAPFVRNKIVKLVVDIAKHDWPHFYPDFFSNILQLLGHKQTRLLGLIYLRTASEELATPREDLPIQRKTELLRLLSSQVSVTLEALTVLLCETTKMQNRSGTMTPPPSPTGGQNVPPQAVLDVDGLSIGCSEICIVTLEVLAHLFSWIVPTDYISINLLDAIFTCAKYHDSMNGKQIEMVIQAMTTINELLYRPCSPSITDTLLLQIFNNAVTLFQIMERLDSIDESYIDKTTEFLQLFVTNHLKRVESCPKFPINTLLEVLYHHTFNQCTTIHAYLRSLEVWNSLLESTQSKYASVGLALAERVLQKISFKHEARSLKDLDTETLDENEETEWQHFLRCNIECLAKIAEISPIEIFTLLYRSWRADLTIYGELGIALTNNHVIILNESEATKVHAHLRDLASITQALARLYSLFLSEQPTDNNNTTNDDINTLIEELITQTLDACGFARDNKLYHAALQPPALVIDLIEIHSQLLASLQAWSHWICKRTDKLKDELCQRCIQSCIWIFNLHINDSNLLPPSNLLHSSVHLFQTITAILRPNLWEQTAFRDLLCVNNYPYLKSDTIKVLRRGLINGIVLVNGDNAVRQRLLTTFIHTMSESLGQCGQIIPNDINISTAIIPLKQLLEDCCSLSMNIKKLLYQCLEDTINRILELLPHLIRSQTTCEIIMNFLHAMFLVLQQQLGVDFTQNAVQGMLNIYTNENITAGPALDQLLEILILVVSAPSNAFKAFVPSVINLCLRQVWPAVNNDLNNYIDTTLVLLKLFNSILLHRWQYFYNVSIARTFGHSEAEEVVDNKEELVTILEIFGQALLQPDVNIFRQSLQSLEQLNTRWRLYQREIFKNHLLERFLMALFTVLIQKSHNLLADEIATAIHNLASVNITWFFNNFLMTFLANCECLDDTQRSTLLNNFDKSTDQPTLTRSVLRFVSDLRCYQMCQPV; the protein is encoded by the exons ATG GATGATGCAGCTGCATTACAGAGATTAGAGCAATTGATGActgagtttttttcaaatggtGCCACAAATGAACGTATACGTACAATTGAACAAAGTTTGCATGAATTTACAGCACAAATAAATTCATGGAGACcttgtttacattttttatcatcaacaaACAACCATTATGTCAGTATGTTTGCATTATCAACACTTGAG acaaCAATTGGAAGAAGATGGCCAATTTTACTGTGGGAAGATAGAGCATTAATTAGATCAACACTTTATACTTTATCACTTGAACATAGTGTAGCACCATTtgttagaaataaaatagttaagtTAGTTGTTGATATTGCCAAACACGACTGGCCACATTTTTatcctgattttttttcaaatattttacag ttatTAGGACATAAACAAACACGATTATTAGGtttgatatatttaagaaCAGCATCTGAAGAATTAGCAACACCTAGAGAAGATTTACCTATCCAACGAAAGACTGAATTATTACGTTTATTAAGTTCACAAGTGTCAGTAACACTTGAAGCATTGacag tacttcTGTGTGAAACAACAAAAATGCAAAATCGTTCAGGTACAATGACACCACCACCGTCACCAACTGGAGGTCAAAATGTACCTCCACAGGCTGTACTTGATGTTGATGGTCTTTCTATTGGTTGTAGTGAAATTTGTATTGTGACATTGGAAGTACTTGCCCATTTATTTAGTTGGATTGTACCTACTGattatatttctataaatttacttGATGCCATATTTACATGTGCCAAATATCATGATTCTATG AATGGTAAACAAATTGAAATGGTCATACAAGCAATGACAACAATTAATGAATTGTTATATCGACCATGTTCTCCAAGTATAACGGATACATtacttttacaaatatttaataatgctgtgactttatttcaaataatggAACGTTTAGATTCTATTGATGaaag ttataTTGATAAGACAACAGAATTTTTACAATTGTTTGTAACAAATCATTTAAAGCGCGTGGAGTCATGTCctaaatttccaataaatacaTTACTTGAAGTATTATATCATCATACATTTAATCAATGCACAACAATACACGCCTATCTCCGTAGTCTCGAAGTGTGGAACTCATTACTTGAGTCCACTCAATCTAAATACGCATCCGTAGGTCTAGCTCTTGCAGAACGTGTCCTCcagaaaataagttttaagcACGAAGCCCGGAGTCTAAAAGATTTAGATACTGAGACACTTGATGAAAACGAAGAAACAGAATGGCAGCATTTTCTACGATGTAATATTGAGTGTTTAGCTAAAATAGCTGAAATATCACCAATCGAAATTTTCACACTCTTATACCGATCATGGCGCGCCGACTTGACAATTTATGGCGAGCTAGGAATCGCATTAACAAATAATCAcgttataatattaaatgaatcagAAGCAACAAAAGTACATGCACATTTACGTGATTTAGCCTCAATAACTCAAGCATTAGCCCGTCtctattcattatttttatctgaacAGCCAACAGATAATAACAATACAACTAACGATGacataaatacattaattgaagaattaataactcaaactCTTGATGCGTGTGGATTTGCACGTGATAATAAATTGTATCATGCTGCATTGCAGCCACCAGCATtagttattgatttaattgaaattcattCACAGTTACTAGCATCATTGCAAGCGTGGTCACACTGGATCTGTAAACGTacagataaattaaaagacgAATTATGCCAACGCTGTATACAATCTTGTATatggatatttaatttacatattaatgATAGTAATTTATTGCCACCGTCAAACTTATTACACTCATCAGTGcatttatttcaaacaataaCAGCAATATTGCGTCCAAATTTATGGGAACAAACTGCATTCCGTGATTTAttatgtgtaaataattatcctTATCTTAAATCAGATACTATTAAAGTATTAAGACGTGGACTAATAAATGGTATTGTGCTAGTTAATGGTGATAATGCTGTAAGACAACGTCTTTTGACAACATTTATTCATACAATGTCTGAATCACTTGGTCAGTGTGGACAAATAATTcctaatgatattaatatatcaaCGGCTATTATTCCATTGAAACAATTACTTGAAGATTGTTGTTCTCTatcaatgaatattaaaaaattactgtaccAATGTTTGGAAGATACTATTAATCGTATATTAGAATTATTACCACATTTAATTAGATCACAGACAACATGTgagataataatgaattttttacacgcaatgtttttagttttacaGCAACAATTGGGTGTTGATTTCACCCAAAATGCTGTACAAggaatgttaaatatttatactaatgAAAACATAACTGCTGGTCCGGCATTAGATCAAttacttgaaatattaatactcGTTGTATCAGCACCGAGTAATGCATTTAAAGCTTTTGTACCttctgttattaatttatgctTGAGACAAGTTTGGCCTGCTgttaataatgatttaaataattatatagataCTACTTTAGTGttactcaaattatttaatag tattttattgcATAGAtggcaatatttttataatgtatcAATTGCACGTACATTTGGTCATAGTGAAGCTGAAGAAGTTGTTGATAATAAAGAAGAACTTGTTActattttagaaatatttggacAAGCACTACTACAACCTGATGTTAATATATTTCGTCAGAGTTTACAGAGTTTAGAGCAATTGAATACCAGGTGGAGGTTGTATCagagagaaatttttaaaaatcatttacttGAACGTTTTTTAATGGCATTATTTACCGTATTAATACAAAA atCGCATAACTTACTAGCAGATGAAATAGCAACAGCAATCCATAATTTAGCATCTGTAAATATAACAtggttttttaataattttttaatgacatttttgGCAAATTGTGAGTGTCTTGATGACACACAGCGATCAACTTTGCTTAATAATTTCGATAAGTCGACT gATCAACCAACATTGACAAGATCTGTGCTACGATTCGTATCTGATCTGCGATGTTATCAAATGTGTCAaccagtgtaa
- the LOC103568679 gene encoding uncharacterized LOC103568679: protein MSQVIRLQFYDINGDSVHDQVLNLLDYLNELKSVENNDNRDDVVNNNNNNDNNNIQLFVATQLSKETEEQLTYNRLTDFNVDQLFPLSVGSFLLVNDKELLNIQTLHIIAYENKYLRYYSTTYLGYILNIVLDLFHSLEDISTHMIGEYISTLEIYLKNKYRAIDAYLPVSMRLIETSNLIKCFDKDKYFVRLV, encoded by the coding sequence ATGTCGCAAGTAATACGTTTACAATTTTACGACATAAACGGCGATTCAGTTCATGATCAAGTACTAAATCtgttagattatttaaatgaattaaaatctgtagaaaataatgataacagaGATGATGTtgtaaacaataataacaataatgataataataatatccaATTATTTGTTGCGACTCAATTATCTAAAGAAACTGAAGAACAATTAACTTATAATCGTCTAACTGATTTTAATGTCGATCAATTATTTCCATTATCTGTTGGATCATTTTTGTTAGTAAACGATAAAGAATTACTAAACATTCAAACTTTACATATCATCgcttatgaaaataaatatttacggtATTATTCAACTACTTATTTAGGGTATATCTTAAATATAGTATTGGATCTTTTTCATTCATTGGAAGACATTAGCACACATATGATTGGTGAATATATTTCAacattagaaatttatttgaaaaataaatatagagcTATTGATGCATATTTACCCGTATCTATGAGATTAATTGAAacgtcaaatttaattaaatgttttgataaagataaatattttgtacgtttagtttaa
- the 35a-3 gene encoding conserved uncharacterized protein 35a-like protein-3 (The RefSeq protein has 1 substitution compared to this genomic sequence), producing the protein MSKLNNKNSNPTIPVIPWDNNNSVRYSSNNYAGPLLNNIKFSESNIKNNIIQLTNFINTLIQYINNLCGILMRELKNYINNLKFDSSSAELYKDFKHIDGTYKKLIKTLEDFSVDITKDYNRVLRIAIDIDLLRKEYVVIKKEYNELRDDQQVDVNNSYVLDYDRGLKRDRYLNTSLKLKSRIKYLVQSHNKKFADYNEFNFKMNMLIANITNGRIIYTSMLSNKNYIILLKQFVDDFGKLVKLTDPTSKKRGQIISKLVINHMKDLNRLSDEFQLHPIKKLNDIVFN; encoded by the coding sequence ATGAGTAaattgaacaataaaaattcaaatccaaCGATACCAGTTATTCCAtgggataataataattcagtcagatattcatcaaataattatgcTGGACctttattgaataatataaaatttagtgaatcaaatataaaaaataatataatacaacttacaaattttataaatacattgattcagtatattaataatttgtgtGGTATATTGATGAGGGAATTAAagaattacataaataatttgaaatttgatgaaaGCTCAGCAGAATTGTATAAAGACTTTAAGCATATCGATggaacttataaaaaattgattaaaactTTAGAAGATTTTTCAGTAGATATTACTAAAGATTATAATAGAGTATTACGCATAGCTATTGATATAGATTTATTGAGAAAGGAATATGTTGTTATTAAGAAAGAATATAATGAACTTAGAGATGATCAACAAGTGGATGTAAACAATAGTTATGTGTTGGACTATGATCGCGGATTAAAACGTGACCGTTATTTAAATACGTCATTAAAGTTGAAATCAAGAATAAAGTATTTAGTACAAtcgcataataaaaaatttgctgaTTATAacgagtttaattttaaaatgaatatgttGATAGCTAATATAACTAATGGGAGAATTATTTATACCTCAatgttaagtaataaaaactatataatATTACTTAAACAATTTGTCGATGACTTTGGTAAATTGGTTAAGTTGACAGATCCTACGTCGAAAAAACGTGGCCAGATTATTTcgaaattagttattaatcaCATGAAAGATTTAAATAGATTGTCTGATGAATTTCAATTACatccaattaaaaaattaaacgatatagtattcaattga
- the LOC103568677 gene encoding uncharacterized LOC103568677: MNCLIYLYHDDTLRSKYETSQYKNIISARNDTIWRLCRTYFEHVFKYDRTSKKAITIMEPISSSNNKMPSQFTELKLMHQITLILFCGNCKQMSDDYLEEQDLHHYTHYIKYKDGESFEILNDRLKNLSSTYESYGLTRASVIVLDLDDTLIDDSINPRSRRLINQLNQFKRIFNFVVLWSHGTTNHVRDSLNALKISKKFFDLIITRPTLQVCGSNKGIGVVLGELYRQFQVREITFSCIVDDLKSNFTDDYMLFVHVPKKSDTEDLSDFYDWILKEIPQIKNYCETNDGGVSVRKLSW, encoded by the coding sequence atgaattgtttaatatatttgtatcaTGATGATACACTTCGTTCAAAATATGAAACAAgtcaatacaaaaatataatatcagCACGTAATGATACAATTTGGAGATTATGCCGTACATATTTTGAGcatgtatttaaatatgacaGAACAAGTAAAAaagcaataacaataatggAACCAATATCatcatcaaataataaaatgccaTCACAATTTACCGAATTAAAATTGATGCAtcaaataactttaattttattttgtggcAATTGTAAACAAATGTCTGATGATTACTTAGAAGAACAAGATTTACACCATTACACccattacattaaatataaagacGGTGaatcatttgaaatattaaatgatagaTTGAAGAATTTATCATCAACATACGAGTCGTATGGTTTAACGCGTGCGAGTGTTATTGTACTTGATCTAGACGATACATTAATAGATGATTCAATAAATCCACGTTCGCGACGActgataaatcaattaaatcaatttaaacgtatatttaattttgtcgtATTATGGTCACACGGTACAACAAATCATGTCCGTGATTCTTTGAATGCAttgaaaatatcgaaaaagttttttgatttaattatcacgAGACCGACATTACAGGTCTGTGGTTCAAATAAAGGTATTGGTGTTGTACTGGGTGAATTGTATAGACAATTTCAAGTACGTGAGATAACATTTTCATGCATTGttgatgatttaaaaagtaattttactgATGATTATATGCTTTTTGTTCATGTACCGAAAAAAAGTGACACTGAAGATTTAAGTGATTTTTACGATTggattttaaaagaaataccgcaaattaaaaactattgtGAAACAAATGACGGCGGTGTGTCTGTTCGTAAATTAagctggtaa